AAATGAAAACTGTAGTGCACATTCAAACTTGGAAGACATTGGAAAGCAAATTGCACTCAAGTGCAAAGGGTTGCCTTTAGCTGCACAAACACTTGGGGGTTTGTTACGTTGCAATATAGATTTCGAGTACTGGAGTAGAATACTAAATGACAATTTTTGGGACCAACCCTATGATACAACTAACATTCTTCCAGCTCTAGGGTTGAGTTACCATTATCTTCCTGCTCAGTTAAAACGATGCTTTGCttattgttcaatttttccaaaggattttgagtttgaaaaggAAGATATAGTTCAATTATGGATTGCAGAAGGTATAATTCCACAAGCTGAGAATGGAAAAAGGATGGAAGCATTGGCTAGAAGATACTTTGATGAATTATTATCACGATCGTTGTTTCAAAAGTCAAGGAAATTCAGCTTCATTATGCATGATCTCATTAATGACTTGGCTATGTTCATGTCTCAGGGGTTTTGCCTTAGGCTCGAAGGTGGGGTATCTCGTGAAGTTAAAAGAGCTCGTCATTTGTCATATGCtaggggaaaatttgatgCTGCTCCAAGATTTGAACCATTATATGAGGCTACATGTTTGCGGACCTTCCTACCTACCTCTTTAAATCCATATAGACATGAAAGATTTTTTGTAAGTAAAAAAGTTCTACAAGATTTGTTGCCATCACTAAGATGTTTGCGGGTGTTATCATTGTCACATTTTCAAAATGTGACTGAGTTACCTGATTCCATTGCAAACCTCATTCACTTGCGCTACTTGGATCTTTCCCATACCGCAATTGAAAGGTTACCGAGGGTAGTTTGCAATCTCTACAACTTGCAAACATTACTATTGTCAAATTGTTACTCTCTCTTTGAATTGCCTGCAGACATTAGAAAATTGATTAATTTACAGAAATTGACGTTGGGAGGTTGTAGCTCTCTTATTAAATTGCCTGCAGGCATGAAGGAGTTGATTAATTTGCATCACCTTGATGTCAGTGGAACTAAAATTGAAGAGATGCCGATGCAAATCGATAGACTGAAAAGTTTGAGAACATTGACTACGTTTGTTGTGGGCAAATCTACTGGGTCAGGCATAAGAGAACTGAGGGAGTTCCCGCAGCTTCGCGGAAAACTATCAATTTTGAAGCTACAAAATGTAGTTGATGCGAGGGATGCACTGCAAGCCAATATGAAGCACAAGAAAGATCTCAAGGAGTTAGAGTTTTCATGGGGTGCAGAGGATGCTAATGATTCCCAAAAGGAGAAAGATGTACTCGACAAGCTCCAGCCTTGTGTGAATTTGGAGAAATTAACCATCAGATTCTATGGTGGAACCAATTTTCCGAATTGGTTAGGAGACTTGTCTTTTTCTAACATACAAGTCGTGCATCTCAGTGACTGTAGTTATTGTTGGTCGCTTCCACCAGTTGGGCGGCTACCGGCACTCAAAGAGCTCTGTATAGAAAGAATGAAGTTTGTGAAGACGATTGGCGTTGAATTCTATGGTAGAAATGGAGCTTATCTGACTCAGCCATTTCAATCACTGGAGAAGCTAAGGTTTAGGGAGATGCCAGAGTGGGAGGAATGGGTACCAAGTGGAAGTGCAAGTGGAGGTGAATATGGTCCAGACTTTCCTCGTCTCCAGGAACTGATTCTAAACAATTGTCCGAAACTGAGAGGAAGTTTGCCTTGTGAGCTGCCTTGGTTAAAGAAGCTTATAGTGTCTCGGTGTGAGGTTTTGCATGATGGAATGGCCATTACCACAACTACCAATAGTCTCAACTATAAATCTCTTGAAGAATTGAAAATAGAAGACAAAGCTCTGTTATCATTATTAGAGACAAAGCTCCTGTCCCGACTTGAGATTGAAAATGTTGTTGACGTACAGTGCTTGTCCTACTACAATCGTCTTCAAAGTTTGACTCTTTCGAATTGTCCAACGCTGTCATCGTTTCCTAAAGATGGCCTACCCAGTACGTTGACATCACTTAATATAAACAATTGTAGGAAATTAGAATTCCTACCTCATGAGATGTTGGCCAAATTAACATCGCTTGACACTTTGCGTATATATCAAAGCTGTGATTCAATGAGGTCCTTCCCGTTGGGCAGTTTTCCCAAATTGACGGCGCTTAGCATTTGGGATTGTGAGAATCTGGAATCCCTTTCCAtgattgaagaagaaggagctgTTGAGAATCTCAGCCATCTCAATTACTTGCAAATCTATAAATGTCCAAAAATGGTGTGTTTTCACGAGGGAGAATTGCCCACTCCCAACCTGCGTGTCTTTGAAGTCGGTGAATGCGAGAATTTGAAGTCATTGCCCGAACGCCTTCACACCCTCACAGCCTTTCGATCTTTGCATATACAGAGTCTTCGGAATCTGGAGTCATTTGCAGAAGATGGGGGTTTGCCTCCCAACCTCCGATATTTTGGGATTGTGAATTGTGAGAGACTGAGGGATTCATCAGTGGGAGAGTACTGGGGTTTGCAAACACTTGTCTCCCTTGAAAAATTTCTTATCAGTGGAAGTGACCATGTCTTGGAGACGTTGCTCAAAGAACAGGTGCTCCCTACCACTCTTCACACTCTCCGCATCTATTCTTTATCAACTCTGAAATCTTTGGACGGAAAAGGTCTTGGACACCTCACTTCTCTTCAAGTGCTAGAAATTGACAGCTGTCCAAGTCTGGAACTCCTGCCAGGAGAGGAACTTCAACACCTCACTTCTCTTCAAAATCTATACATTTGGAACTGTCCCAGTCTCCAATGCCTGCCAGAAGAAGGTTTGCCGCCATCTCTTTCTTATCTGCGTATCCTCTTTTGTCCTGCTCTAGAAAAAAGGTATAAGAATAAGACGGGACAAGATTATGCCAAGATATCTCACATTCCTTGCATCGAGATAGGCAACGAAGTGATCATATAATATGAGGTATTCCATTTTACACTCTCAAATCAAAGTCAGGTCAgatattctctctcttccaaaaACCCAAATACATGTTGGACGTTGCCCAAAAATATCCAAATTTCTAATAATTTCACGCATCTGATTGAAATCATATTGTACATAACTTACAATGAGTAAATGAAATAACAACAATTTCACATAACCGACCCAACTGTCATTGACTCTACGAAAAAAACCAAGTAAACAAACCATTACATTCAGTGATCAAGATATTTCAGCTCTTCCAAATCATAGGTGTATACAACACAAAATACTTCAAAGCTAAATTTAAAAGGCTCAAGATGCACCCACTCACCACGTCTTCTGGTCCAAGAGGCTCCTCATTCAAGAATGCTTCAAGACAGTTATACAGAGAAACAGACTCCTGAGGCTTTTTCGCAAAAAGGCTAGACTTGAAAATCTCTGCCAATGAGCTAAGAAGGCGAGTATCATACTCTGCAATGTACTTTTTTGGCCaacatacaagcacatttaatTGCTTGGACTCTTCTTCTCTACTGTCTCATTCATTACTATCTTTTTATCCTTGGAAGTTCCCTTTTCATCTGTTATGTAAAACTGAAAACCAAAATCCAAAGGTGAGTCAGCCCCATTTCCATAGCAGGAGTTCACACCCCCACCTAAAACAGGAGGTGTTGTGTCCTGTGTTCCACTGACTTCTTCAAGAGTGGCGCTCTCTGAACTATCAAGACATTGTTGGGAATCATTTCTAGCAGAATTACAAAGTCTTGATACAAGAGGAATTCCAACGCTTGATGTCATTTTTCCATGCATGTACTGCCTGACAATATAGAGCAAATAAGAGGGTTAAGAGTGGGCATGTACTGCCTGTCAGAATCAGCAAATTGTACACAGGACCCAGTATGTCAATGAAGAACTAACTCATCAGAGAGCATATTCCTTAGCCTTTGAAAATTACGACTACTAGGAGATCAAAATGCTAGGTGTAAATTATGAAATATACCCATATTGCGTTTTCTTAAAGACAAAAGTCATATAATTACAATCAACCAGTCACTATATTCTCTGCTATTCCCAGATTGGACACTCTTTTATGGACATTCAGCTTCAACATACACATGGCCGCACGTTTAAATGCATCTCCAAAAGTACAAGAAACTATCATTTTTAGTTAATAATGAACTTTCACTTTCAGTTAATGAAAAAAGGTTATATACAATAAAACCCttcaaatggaaaaaataataataataataataaaggaaAACATTATAGTATTCAGTGACTTATTTCAACAAGAACAAAGTAAAATTAGTTGTGTTGGTCGAAACTAGCTGGTAGGGCTGTTCAGCTGGGGAAACTGCAACCTTATCCGGTCCAATGTCTTTCCTGGGTTTCCTTTTGATTCAATCTTGAGCAACCCCATGAGTTTGCTTCAGCCttgggtttggattttcaTAACCACTAGAAACCAATCCAAACAACTAAACATATTTTACGTAATATTGATATACCAGGAGGCTACAGTCTTTTGGCTGTTGTTTTCAACTATCAAAAGCCTGTAACAATTTACCAACCAAAAGGACAAAGCTAATCAAGCTCTAATCTCTCCAGCAGCCTCTTTTGAATATCCTCTCCAACTTATCTGCCACCTCAATTCTATTCCAATGCCATTTTCAAGAACCAAAGTGGCATCACCCACTCTCGTGGTCACAGACTTACAACCCCCTCTCAATTTAACCTCTATTCTCCTTCCTCTTTCATCTCCACTAAGCCCCCAACTCACAAGTACCCTTTCTGATCTGTTCTAAACTACTGCTACCATACAGATCTCAGAATGGGTGGGTTCAGTTTTCATGTGTGCGCGGCATTGGGCCACAGACCTTGTAACCTAAAGAGCTCAATCCATTAGAATCTGAGCATCCAACACAAAACCAAATGGCAATGGGTGGTGAGGCCCAAGATCATTTAACCCACTAAGGCAAGGCTTCTATTTCAAATGTGGGATAATTCTCTCAACACGCCACCTCACATGTCGCTCTCATGAGCGTGACAGGGGACCACATGTTAGGCCCAACGTAGAtaacctggctctgataccatattAGAATGCATGCATCCAATCCAAAACCAATTAGCAATGGGTGGAGATTGGAGAGGCACAAGATCATTTCAACCACTAGGGCAGGGCTTCTACTTCCAATATAGGATAATACTCCCAACAAAGTTTGAGTTGTACAACAAAACTAAACAAACCCATGAACAACCCTACTGGCTACATCcgaacaaaacccaaattcaagTCTCGTAAGTCAACAAAAATATGAGATCACAAGAAAAGACCAAACGAGCTTCAGATTGTCATAGCACGCAGTAGATGTCAATATCATTGCCCATATCAAGAAAACTCTGTTGTTTTGATAACTGTTGATGCATAAAAATGGTTCGACACTTATCGCGCTCAACTTAGTGATGTTGGGCCTTCGGTATGCTCTGGGCTTCAGTAGAGCATGTGATCTACAATATAGCAAACGCTCGGTAAGACCTAGGGTATCGGTGTGATACTGGCCAAAGGCTCTCTAATGCTTAAATAAGTACGAATTTAGTAAACTTGAACTGACAGATCAATAGGCAGTATGCCGTAGATTCTGATTACCTCCATTTTGGGGAATTGTGCTCCTCTTATAAGGCTTGGGAGGTGTGCTAGTTGAGTAgattttcgatgtgggactgcaAACATCGATTGTGGGCTTGCCACGTGTCCTGGAACAGGAGGTTGCCCTAATCAATGAATCTGTAGACAGGGTGCCGAAGGCTATTATGTCAAGTTCAAACTGGCCCACGTGTCCAGTTCTCATTGGTAGGTTCATTTTGGTATAAACAGGAGTCCCCAAAGTTCTCATTCGAGAGTTCTCGGATGGGGACTTGATATTTTCTTCGGTAAGCAAAATGTTGTCCTACCGTTCGGCAATTTAGCGGATGGAGGGGCTTAATCCTGGCTCCTCCGTGCGTCTTCATTCGGAAGCGATGTCTGGGGATTCAGAAGGTCACTTCAAACGAAGAGTGATGGGACTGAAGGGCGCTTCGTCTCCTGCGCTCCGCATGCTGGTAGATCATCCACAGAGCAAATGACACGTGGTGCGTCCACTCATGCGGAGAGGCGCATTAATGCGCTGTTTGGTTTTTCGAAGCGTACCGTTGCAAACCCTCGCCCTATAAATAGGGGTGACTCTGGAAGAGACATTCACTTTGCATTTGTGATTGAAGCAAGAGCTCTGCTGAGGTGATTTCCGGCCAGAGTTAAAGGTAATCA
The Prunus dulcis chromosome 2, ALMONDv2, whole genome shotgun sequence DNA segment above includes these coding regions:
- the LOC117619168 gene encoding putative disease resistance RPP13-like protein 1, producing MALIGEAFISASVQVLCNRITSPEFVDLFRHKKLDEPLLMKLKTTLLTLYAVVDDAEEKQIKKPAVRDWLDELKHAVFDAEDLLDEIDTEALRCKFEGEDQTGKFTNKVRNLLFSSRNHFYQSMNDKIQELLARLENFVQLKNALGQREDAGRKVSQRTPTTSLVHEPCVYGRDEVKENLSKVLLSDDASKDDVSVLTIVGMGGVGKTTLARLLYNDKRVKGHFTFQAWACVSEDYDAIRITKTLLESVTSKPCNTIDLNLLEVELREQLRGRKFLFVLDDLWNEDYTDLKFLQTPFMSGARGSKVIITTRNKNIASVMQNVPIQYLEPLSHEDCWLLLSKHAFGNENCSAHSNLEDIGKQIALKCKGLPLAAQTLGGLLRCNIDFEYWSRILNDNFWDQPYDTTNILPALGLSYHYLPAQLKRCFAYCSIFPKDFEFEKEDIVQLWIAEGIIPQAENGKRMEALARRYFDELLSRSLFQKSRKFSFIMHDLINDLAMFMSQGFCLRLEGGVSREVKRARHLSYARGKFDAAPRFEPLYEATCLRTFLPTSLNPYRHERFFVSKKVLQDLLPSLRCLRVLSLSHFQNVTELPDSIANLIHLRYLDLSHTAIERLPRVVCNLYNLQTLLLSNCYSLFELPADIRKLINLQKLTLGGCSSLIKLPAGMKELINLHHLDVSGTKIEEMPMQIDRLKSLRTLTTFVVGKSTGSGIRELREFPQLRGKLSILKLQNVVDARDALQANMKHKKDLKELEFSWGAEDANDSQKEKDVLDKLQPCVNLEKLTIRFYGGTNFPNWLGDLSFSNIQVVHLSDCSYCWSLPPVGRLPALKELCIERMKFVKTIGVEFYGRNGAYLTQPFQSLEKLRFREMPEWEEWVPSGSASGGEYGPDFPRLQELILNNCPKLRGSLPCELPWLKKLIVSRCEVLHDGMAITTTTNSLNYKSLEELKIEDKALLSLLETKLLSRLEIENVVDVQCLSYYNRLQSLTLSNCPTLSSFPKDGLPSTLTSLNINNCRKLEFLPHEMLAKLTSLDTLRIYQSCDSMRSFPLGSFPKLTALSIWDCENLESLSMIEEEGAVENLSHLNYLQIYKCPKMVCFHEGELPTPNLRVFEVGECENLKSLPERLHTLTAFRSLHIQSLRNLESFAEDGGLPPNLRYFGIVNCERLRDSSVGEYWGLQTLVSLEKFLISGSDHVLETLLKEQVLPTTLHTLRIYSLSTLKSLDGKGLGHLTSLQVLEIDSCPSLELLPGEELQHLTSLQNLYIWNCPSLQCLPEEGLPPSLSYLRILFCPALEKRYKNKTGQDYAKISHIPCIEIGNEVII